A single genomic interval of Mustelus asterias chromosome 25, sMusAst1.hap1.1, whole genome shotgun sequence harbors:
- the LOC144479221 gene encoding protein FAM72A, which yields MSTLTFKNKLVVLLCCKFCDNILCARGMKAVLLADTDVELYSTDIPPTRAVDFVGNCYSTESCKCKIKDIACLKCGNAVGYHVVVPCKPCLLSCNNGHFWMFHSQVIYAVNRLDSSGVDQLLWGNLPDTEDEEDVYNLSEEECIR from the exons ATGTCGACGCTGACATTTAAGAATAAACTGGTTGTGTTGCTGTGCTGCAAGTTCTGTGATAATATACTGTGTGCCCGAGGCATGAAGGCAGTCCTGCTTGCTGACACAGATGTGGAACTTTATTCCACTGATATCCCCCCAACAAG GGCCGTGGACTTTGTTGGAAATTGCTATTCCACAGAAAGCTGCAAGTGTAAAATAAAAGACATTGCATGTTTAAAATG TGGTAATGCTGTTGGCTACCATGTGGTCGTCCCATGCAAACCATGTTTGCTGTCCTGTAACAATGGCCATTTCTGGATGTTTCACAGCCAGGTGATCTATGCTGTCAACAGACTGGATTCCTCTG GTGTTGACCAGCTTCTGTGGGGGAATTTACCAGATACAGAAGATGAAGAGGATGTATATAATCTATCTGAAGAAGAGTGTATCAGATGA